One Dreissena polymorpha isolate Duluth1 chromosome 9, UMN_Dpol_1.0, whole genome shotgun sequence genomic window carries:
- the LOC127844308 gene encoding b(0,+)-type amino acid transporter 1-like codes for MAAEVRKRNTNANGEGNIDQPSEPEVTTLKRNVGIVSGTSFIVGSIIGSGIFISPKGVLKGTGSIGLSLVVWAASGVISLLGALSYAELGTMIPRSGGEYAYFYDATFPFVAYMYSWTRTIVLQPSGLAIICMTLASYMVTFFEYCGTPIPPEKTIACVAILTICIINCYDTSWAAYVQVFFTVCKLVPLAIIIIGGFVKMGQGGHTELQDGFKGTTGSVSSVALSFYDAMWAYDGWNTLNFLTEELKNPYKNLPRANVFGVVLVTIVYVLANISYLVVLTPAGLLASDAVAVDWGKAMLGKAYVIMPIAVIFSTFGAANGLCYSSGRLVYAAARDGNLPEVLSYVHVKRCTPLPSIVLTCVIAILMIIPANIGQLVDFFSFSAWLFYGTCVFCVVILRIRKPNAERPIRVFILIPIVFTLCSIYLVVAPIAQNPSLEFLWAAVFIVGGLVFYLPFVVFKLDRGCFDKVTTFLQLLCEIAPSPYVPDN; via the exons ATGGCAG CTGAGGTCAGAAAACGCAATACGAACGCAAACGGCGAGGGAAATATCGACCAACCCAGCGAACCGGAAGTGACGACGCTCAAGCGAAATGTTGGTATCGTCAGTGGAACCTCCTTTATTGTGGGCAGTATAATAG GCTCCGGAATATTCATTTCGCCTAAGGGGGTGTTGAAAGGAACTGGTTCCATCGGCCTCAGTCTCGTAGTATGGGCGGCCAGTGGCGTGATCTCGTTGCTAG GCGCGCTTTCGTATGCGGAGCTGGGGACGATGATCCCGAGGTCCGGGGGCGAGTATGCCTACTTCTATGACGCCACTTTCCCCTTCGTCGCCTACATGTACAGCTGGACTCGCACCATCGTCCTTCAA CCGTCAGGTCTGGCGATCATCTGCATGACGTTGGCCTCCTATATGGTCACGTTCTTTGAATACTGTGGTACGCCCATTCCACCGGAGAAAACTATTGCTTGCGTCGCCATTC TGACAATTTGCATCATCAACTGTTACGACACGTCCTGGGCGGCATACGTGCAGGTATTCTTCACCGTCTGCAAGCTGGTTCCCCtcgccatcatcatcataggGGGATTCGTTAAAATGGGACAAG GCGGCCACACTGAGCTGCAAGACGGCTTCAAGGGCACGACCGGATCCGTTTCCTCCGTGGCTCTGTCCTTCTACGACGCCATGTGGGCCTATGACGGATG GAACACCTTGAACTTTCTGACTGAAGAACTCAAAAACCCGTACAA AAACCTGCCACGAGCCAACGTGTTCGGCGTCGTATTGGTTACGATCGTGTACGTCCTGGCCAACATATCGTACCTGGTTGTGCTCACACCCGCCGGCCTTCTGGCATCCGACGCCGTCGCCGTC GACTGGGGCAAGGCGATGCTGGGTAAGGCCTACGTCATCATGCCGATCGCGGTGATATTCTCCACGTTCGGGGCGGCCAACGGACTCTGTTATTCCTCGGGCAG ACTCGTATATGCCGCTGCACGTGATGGTAATCTACCGGAAGTGCTGTCATACGTTCACGTGAAGCGCTGTACGCCACTTCCGTCAATAGTCCTCACT TGTGTAATAGCCATTCTGATGATCATCCCGGCCAACATCGGTCAGCTTGTGGATTTCTTCAGTTTCTCGGCCTGGCTCTTCTACGGCACATGCGTTTTCTGTGTGGTCATCCTCCGTATACGCAAACCTAACGCCGAGCGCCCTATCAGG GTGTTCATACTGATCCCTATAGTGTTCACGCTGTGCTCCATATACCTTGTGGTGGCCCCTATAGCGCAGAACCCCAGTCTCGAGTTCCTCTGGGCCGCCGTGTTCATCGTCGGCGGCCTTGTGTTCTACTTACCTTTTGTCGTCTTCAAGCTGGACAGGGGATGCTTCG
- the LOC127844303 gene encoding uncharacterized protein LOC127844303, which produces MRHKQKFPMKRVKKHKGYSPSALTNAYKLVKETGIPIKTAARQYGVPHNTLRDRVKGRVDPETTMTGSGPLFTLEEEAKLVAHIKLMADLGYGFTITEVVSKASDYAVFLKKRTRDKPLTVKWFKGLRNRWPELRVIKPRGLAKCRAEATNEQAVESYFTNLENVLKSKNLIDKPECIYNIDEKGFQTEHAPPYIVSGNASAPAITSSRTATTTVIGGGNAIGTQIPPFFVFKGARMNETLMQGASSGSDAIMSKTGWSNSSIFLEYLQSHFIKYIQRSDPNQQIIIIFDGHKSHINVPVLEWAKKNNIILFVLPAHTSHVLQPLDVACYGPLQKIYNYACQKFIREHPSSKITRYNIAELASNAYVTALSVNNLRAAFEKTGIFPFNRTVVSADIFKPSIPYVVPQGNTLASDTQPCIDNYFTTAENIIEMKKAHHTLKKTLRNHVSGQEITSDCINQEILSQPLPRSKDTPVFPINKRKQTKTNATNVNQSNVPLPEPLPGPSHIGICETDSQSSEDDVSEEDKCCVCKLFQPKELKNCVSLVFTKWAQCDHQNCGHWTHLIYCCKQKVVRRNDVFECPCHKSEE; this is translated from the exons ATGCGtcacaaacag AAATTCCCAATGAAAAGAGTTAAAAAACATAAGGGGTACTCTCCATCAGCACTCACAAATGCTTACAAACTTGTAAAAGAAACTGGGATCCCTATTAAAACTGCTGCTAGACAGTATGGAGTGCCACATAACACCCTTCGCGATAGGGTAAAAGGCCGCGTGGATCCAGAAACCACGATGACAGGTTCTGGTCCACTATTTACATTGGAAGAGGAGGCAAAGTTAGTAGCACATATTAAACTGATGGCTGATTTGGGGTACGGTTTTACCATAACAGAAGTGGTCTCAAAAGCAAGTGACTATGCAGTCTTTCTTAAGAAGAGAACACGGGACAAACCATTGACCGTGAAATGGTTTAAGGGCTTGCGCAACAGGTGGCCGGAGCTCAGAGTCATAAAACCTAGGGGGTTAGCTAAATGTAGGGCAGAAGCTACCAATGAACAAGCTGTTGAAAGCTATTTCACAAATTTAGAAAATGTGCTGAAAAGTAAAAACCTTATTGACAAACCTGAGTGTATATATAACATAGATGAAAAAGGGTTTCAAACTGAACATGCCCCACCATACATAGTAAGTGGTAATGCATCAGCTCCCGCAATCACCTCTTCACGGACAGCAACAACCACGGTCATTGGTGGCGGTAACGCAATTGGGACACAGATTCCTCCCTTCTTTGTTTTCAAGGGTGCGAGAATGAATGAAACACTAATGCAAGGTGCTTCTTCAGGATCAGATGCAATTATGTCAAAGACAGGCTGGTCTAATTCAAGCATTTTTTTGGAATATTTACAATCCCACTTCATCAAGTACATTCAAAGATCTGATCCTAATCAGCAAATCATCATCATATTTGACGGCCACAAATCTCACATCAATGTCCCTGTGTTGGAATGggcaaagaaaaacaacataattttgtttgtccTTCCAGCACATACATCTCACGTGCTTCAACCTCTTGATGTAGCCTGCTATGGACCTCtgcagaaaatatataattatgcatgTCAAAAATTTATCAGAGAACATCCATCTTCAAAAATCACAAGATACAATATTGCAGAATTAGCATCCAATGCATATGTGACAGCATTATCCGTGAATAACCTGAGGGCTGCCTTTGAAAAGACTGGCATATTTCCATTCAATAGAACTGTGGTAAGTGCTGACATTTTTAAGCCATCAATTCCTTATGTTGTTCCTCAAGGAAACACATTGGCTTCTGACACTCAGCCATGCATTGACAATTACTTTACAACTGCCgaaaacataattgaaatgaaGAAAGCACACCATACACTAAAAAAGACTTTAAGAAATCATGTGTCTGGTCAGGAAATAACTAGTGATTGCATAAATCAAGAAATATTATCACAGCCTTTACCACGTTCCAAAGATACACCAGTCTTTCCtatcaacaaaagaaaacaaacaaaaacaaatgcaacaaatGTCAATCAAAGTAATGTCCCCCTCCCAGAACCTCTTCCTGGACCTTCGCACATTGGCATCTGTGAAACTGATAGTCAGTCTTCTGAAGATGATGTTTCTGAAGAAGACAAATGTTGTGTGTGTAAACTTTTTCAACCCAAGGAACTGAAAAACTGTGTTTCCCTTGTGTTTACAAAATGGGCACAATGTGATCACCAAAACTGTGGACATTGGACACACTTGATTTATTGTTGCAAACAGAAAGTTGTTCGGCGGAATGATGTCTTCGAATGCCCATGTCATAAAAGTGAAgagtaa